Part of the Bifidobacterium sp. ESL0775 genome is shown below.
TGCTGGGCATTTGCCTGGGGCACCAGATCATCTCCACGGCGCTCGGCGGCAAGCTGCAAAGCGGAAAATGCTCCGAAATCGGGTTCGCGCCCATCAAGCGCGTGGCCAAGAACGACTGGTTCCCGATGTGGACCGACCAGATGAACGTGCTCAACTGGCACAACGACATGGTTTCCGTGCCTGAGGGCGGGCAGCTTCTTGCCTCATCGAAATACACCGAGAACCAGGCGTTCTGCTACAAAAGCGCGCTCGGGCTCCAATTCCATCTCGAGGTCACACCGACGCTGCTGGACGAATGGCTCAGCGAGCCTTCCATGGTCAAGGGCATGAAGAAAAGCCAGATCGCCAAGATTCGCGAGGATTTCAAGCGCTACGACGTCGAGCTGCAGCCGCTCGCCGAGCAGGTCTTCTCCGCGTTCGCCGTGCGTTGCGCCGCCAGCGCCCGCGCGATGAGTGAGTGAAAGAGTGTTGATAGGCGGCGGTACCATCGAATCACTATGCCGACTTATGACTTGGGACTTGAACACGTTTCGCTTGATTTCGCCACCAAAAACATTTTCACTGATGTGACGCAGGGCGTTTTCGAAGGCGACCGCATCGGCATCGTCGGCAAGAACGGTGACGGCAAATCCACATTGTTGCACTTGTTGGCCGGCACGCAGCAACCTGATTCCGGGCGTGTGACCACTCGCAACGGCCTGACCTTTGGCATGCTCGACCAGCGTGATCCGCTTGACGACAATGCTACTGTGCGCGAAGCCGCGCTCGAGGGACGCGAGGATTATCAGT
Proteins encoded:
- a CDS encoding type 1 glutamine amidotransferase, whose protein sequence is MTKPKVLILQHVPCEKPGRILDNLDDLGMPSETVSIVGRANPDLPKSEEIAGLVVMGGPMGAQDFKEFPGLKTEAKLVRKAVKNNKPVLGICLGHQIISTALGGKLQSGKCSEIGFAPIKRVAKNDWFPMWTDQMNVLNWHNDMVSVPEGGQLLASSKYTENQAFCYKSALGLQFHLEVTPTLLDEWLSEPSMVKGMKKSQIAKIREDFKRYDVELQPLAEQVFSAFAVRCAASARAMSE